In Acidobacteriota bacterium, a single window of DNA contains:
- a CDS encoding right-handed parallel beta-helix repeat-containing protein, producing the protein MFKAKFVFNTTLVFIAMISFVILAQAQSQAFVSAKNGNDANPCTVAAPCRTFNQALNAIAAGGEVVAIDSGDYQPFTVAKTATVSAAPGVSAGVVGTVSVALASTDKAVLRGLTVRGNGVASMGIYFSTPGTLYIEDCTVEGFANIGILETHSVTLGVQQLFVKNTAVRRNHSEGLLVEVGSAARSGIAKVAVENCRFEDNDRGLVIGQYSRGTVSNSVSTFNVRSGFEAVVNGTLNLDSCLSTHNNEGVTSVSTAVVRVSNCTLTDNEIGVNVEGGGIFTRKNNTVEGNTNNGAFSGVVSAK; encoded by the coding sequence ATGTTCAAAGCAAAATTTGTCTTCAACACAACTCTGGTTTTCATCGCCATGATTTCTTTTGTGATCCTCGCTCAGGCTCAGTCACAAGCGTTTGTTTCCGCCAAAAACGGCAACGATGCCAATCCGTGCACCGTTGCCGCGCCTTGTCGCACATTCAACCAGGCGCTGAATGCCATTGCCGCCGGAGGGGAAGTCGTCGCCATTGATTCCGGCGACTACCAGCCTTTCACGGTGGCGAAAACGGCGACGGTCAGCGCGGCTCCGGGCGTTTCTGCCGGAGTGGTCGGAACCGTGTCTGTTGCCCTCGCGTCAACTGACAAGGCCGTATTGCGCGGATTAACCGTCAGGGGAAACGGTGTGGCTTCGATGGGAATTTACTTCAGCACACCGGGCACGCTTTACATTGAAGATTGCACAGTCGAAGGCTTTGCCAACATCGGAATTTTGGAAACTCACAGCGTCACGCTGGGAGTTCAGCAATTGTTCGTCAAAAACACGGCTGTGCGTCGAAACCACAGCGAAGGTTTGCTGGTTGAGGTTGGCAGTGCGGCTCGCTCTGGAATCGCCAAAGTCGCCGTTGAAAACTGCCGCTTTGAAGACAACGACCGGGGCCTGGTGATTGGCCAGTACTCGCGCGGAACGGTCAGTAATTCGGTTTCGACGTTCAATGTTCGCTCCGGATTTGAAGCGGTCGTCAACGGCACGCTGAACCTGGACAGTTGCCTTTCCACGCATAATAACGAAGGCGTGACTTCGGTCAGCACAGCCGTTGTCCGGGTCTCGAATTGCACTCTGACCGACAACGAAATCGGCGTGAACGTCGAAGGCGGCGGAATCTTTACGCGCAAAAACAACACTGTTGAAGGCAATACCAACAACGGTGCGTTTAGCGGTGTGGTTTCAGCCAAATAA
- a CDS encoding alpha/beta fold hydrolase, translating into MPKEVRYVYEFGPFRLDPAERLLARGDQLLSLTPKALDTLIALVEHSRHIVTKEELMNRVWPDIYVEETNLAQHISMLRKILGEREDGGQYIETVPKRGYRFVIPVKKIKVLPTEASLATRIHSADKAEREQIHQTNGGIAPPKSRSSAPKSIQRDNIAPGTKFGRYEILSLIGAGGMGEVYLARDTLLERKVALKLLAERFTENTDWLRRFMREAKAASSLNHPNIITIHEVGEVDGIHYIATEYIEGKTLRHKLAAGRLKLPMALNVATQLANALAAAHTAGIIHRDVKPENVMLRPDGYIKLLDFGLAKPIQSSPLKAESTNAAQLNTDPGIVMGTVNYMSPEQARGYSVDTRSDVFSLGVVLYEMLSGRAPFEGSTSSDVIVAILDREPARLSQSLDLPAELERIVNKALRKDRDERYQTIKDFHLDLKSLLQELEMRLRMGNSWPLDDVKEKSSEEVRVPAHTEVVGVTTAGGRKHITESEAEIEIPEVHYTRSGEVNIAYQVIGDAPLDLVFVMGWISHLEYFWTEPSFAQFLRRLAAFSRVILFDKRGTGLSDRVPLDQLPTLEQRMDDVRAVMEAVGSERAVLCGISEGGPMCSLFAATYPEKTIAMVMIGCYARRLKGEGYPWGPTEAEQEEFFEVMRRHWGGPVGLERRAPSVAHDPAFRDWWAAYLRRGASPGAALTLTKMNSQIDIRHVLPTVRVPTLVIHRTGDQLFDIAEGRYLAENIPGAKFVELPGVDHLPFVGDQEAILDEIQEFLTGVRHSAEIDRVLATVLVAQVVEGGATDQQWEDLLSRHNSFVKKEVEMFKGRAVEINDNYLLATFDGPARAIRAAVAIRASAMRLGLKLQTGLHTGECDMLDDQVSGLAVEIAKDIALHAKLGEVLASSTVKDLVAGSGIQFTERGAQKLKDNLGEWRLFAVERGA; encoded by the coding sequence ATGCCTAAAGAGGTGAGGTATGTTTACGAGTTCGGCCCGTTCCGGCTTGATCCGGCAGAACGCTTGTTGGCGCGCGGTGACCAACTTCTTTCATTGACGCCGAAAGCGCTCGACACGTTAATTGCACTGGTCGAACACAGTCGTCACATCGTCACCAAAGAAGAATTGATGAACCGCGTCTGGCCGGATATTTACGTCGAAGAAACCAATCTGGCCCAACACATTTCCATGCTTCGCAAAATTTTGGGCGAACGCGAAGACGGCGGCCAGTACATCGAAACCGTTCCCAAACGGGGCTACCGGTTCGTCATCCCGGTCAAAAAGATCAAGGTATTGCCGACTGAAGCCAGTCTTGCCACCCGCATCCATTCCGCCGACAAAGCCGAGCGCGAACAAATTCATCAAACCAATGGCGGCATCGCTCCGCCGAAATCCAGATCATCGGCGCCAAAATCCATTCAACGCGACAATATCGCTCCCGGAACGAAATTTGGACGGTATGAGATCCTGTCTTTGATTGGCGCAGGTGGGATGGGTGAAGTGTATCTGGCGCGCGATACGCTGTTGGAGCGCAAAGTTGCCTTGAAGCTGCTGGCTGAACGTTTTACGGAAAACACCGACTGGCTGCGACGCTTTATGCGCGAAGCCAAAGCCGCCAGTTCGCTTAACCATCCGAACATCATCACTATCCACGAAGTCGGCGAAGTGGACGGCATTCATTACATCGCCACGGAATACATCGAGGGGAAAACGTTACGCCATAAACTGGCCGCCGGGCGACTGAAATTGCCGATGGCGTTGAACGTTGCCACGCAATTGGCCAACGCCCTGGCCGCGGCGCACACCGCCGGGATCATTCACCGCGATGTCAAACCGGAAAACGTCATGCTGCGCCCGGATGGATATATAAAGCTGCTGGATTTCGGATTGGCCAAACCGATCCAATCGTCTCCGCTCAAAGCCGAATCCACCAACGCGGCTCAACTCAACACCGACCCCGGAATCGTCATGGGGACGGTGAATTACATGTCGCCTGAACAGGCGCGCGGATATTCGGTGGATACGCGTAGCGATGTGTTCAGCCTGGGCGTGGTGCTGTACGAAATGCTGTCCGGGCGCGCGCCGTTTGAAGGCTCAACCAGCAGCGATGTCATTGTAGCCATTCTCGACCGCGAACCGGCGCGACTGTCGCAAAGCCTGGACCTCCCGGCGGAATTGGAACGCATCGTCAACAAAGCCCTGCGTAAGGACCGTGACGAACGCTATCAAACGATCAAGGACTTTCACCTGGATTTGAAAAGTCTGCTTCAGGAACTTGAGATGCGGTTGCGGATGGGCAATTCGTGGCCGCTCGACGATGTCAAAGAGAAAAGCTCTGAAGAAGTTCGGGTTCCGGCTCACACTGAGGTTGTCGGCGTCACCACGGCCGGTGGCCGCAAACACATCACCGAAAGCGAAGCAGAAATTGAAATTCCTGAGGTTCATTACACGCGCAGCGGCGAAGTCAACATCGCGTATCAAGTCATCGGCGATGCGCCGCTCGATCTGGTTTTTGTGATGGGATGGATTTCCCATCTGGAATACTTCTGGACGGAACCTTCTTTCGCACAATTTTTGCGACGGCTGGCGGCGTTTTCGCGCGTGATTTTGTTCGACAAACGCGGAACAGGATTGTCCGACCGTGTTCCGCTCGATCAACTGCCTACGTTGGAACAGCGGATGGACGATGTGCGCGCCGTGATGGAAGCCGTCGGCAGTGAGCGCGCCGTGCTGTGCGGAATTTCAGAAGGCGGCCCGATGTGCAGTTTGTTCGCAGCAACGTATCCGGAAAAAACCATTGCGATGGTGATGATTGGTTGTTACGCGCGCCGACTGAAAGGCGAAGGTTATCCGTGGGGGCCGACAGAGGCCGAACAGGAAGAATTTTTTGAAGTCATGCGACGCCACTGGGGTGGCCCGGTTGGGCTGGAGCGCCGCGCGCCGAGCGTCGCACATGATCCGGCATTCCGGGATTGGTGGGCGGCGTATTTACGGCGTGGAGCGAGTCCCGGCGCGGCATTGACTTTAACAAAGATGAATTCCCAGATTGATATCCGGCACGTGCTGCCAACAGTTCGTGTTCCCACGCTGGTTATCCATCGCACAGGCGATCAGTTATTCGATATTGCCGAAGGCCGGTATCTGGCTGAAAACATTCCCGGCGCAAAATTCGTCGAACTGCCCGGCGTAGACCATTTGCCGTTTGTCGGCGACCAGGAGGCGATCCTGGATGAGATTCAGGAATTTTTGACTGGCGTTCGTCATTCGGCGGAAATCGATCGCGTGCTGGCGACGGTGTTGGTCGCTCAAGTCGTTGAAGGAGGCGCGACCGATCAGCAATGGGAAGATTTGCTGTCGCGCCACAATTCTTTTGTCAAAAAAGAAGTCGAGATGTTCAAAGGTCGCGCGGTTGAAATCAACGACAATTATTTGCTGGCGACGTTTGACGGTCCGGCCAGAGCCATACGCGCCGCTGTCGCAATTCGCGCTTCGGCCATGCGGCTGGGATTAAAGCTGCAAACCGGATTGCACACTGGCGAATGCGACATGCTGGACGATCAAGTCAGTGGCCTGGCCGTGGAAATTGCAAAAGACATCGCCCTGCACGCCAAACTTGGCGAGGTATTGGCTTCCAGCACGGTCAAGGACCTGGTCGCGGGTTCCGGCATTCAATTCACCGAACGCGGCGCTCAAAAGTTGAAGGACAATTTGGGAGAATGGCGATTGTTTGCCGTCGAACGCGGCGCTTGA
- a CDS encoding 1-acyl-sn-glycerol-3-phosphate acyltransferase: protein MLRYYWTLTVVVLLLLFLGVPVVFLGYVLRRMFGVEDFVHPFARFGCKVWIWSFGARVHVSGREHLDPKQAYVFAANHQSNLDPPLLFAYLGPITGAIAKKELTKFPVIKQGFPLAHVVPIDRSNRESAIESTRRGAAELKRGYSLMAFPEGTRTVDGRVKEFKKGVFFMALEAGVPVVPVVINDTRLVARKGTTVVIPGDVYLEILPPVSTAAYTEDNIEQLIETVRSQIVPRVRAD, encoded by the coding sequence ATGCTTCGTTATTACTGGACTCTCACCGTCGTCGTTTTACTGCTCCTGTTTCTTGGCGTTCCGGTTGTGTTTCTTGGATACGTGCTGCGCCGCATGTTTGGCGTGGAAGATTTCGTTCACCCCTTTGCCAGGTTCGGTTGCAAGGTTTGGATTTGGTCGTTTGGCGCGCGCGTTCACGTCAGCGGCAGAGAGCACCTTGATCCCAAACAGGCCTACGTGTTTGCAGCCAACCATCAAAGCAATCTCGATCCGCCGTTGCTGTTTGCCTACCTGGGACCGATCACTGGCGCGATTGCCAAAAAAGAGTTGACGAAATTTCCGGTGATAAAACAGGGCTTTCCGTTGGCGCATGTCGTGCCGATTGATCGCAGCAACCGCGAAAGTGCGATTGAAAGCACGCGACGAGGTGCGGCGGAATTGAAGCGAGGCTACAGTTTGATGGCCTTTCCCGAAGGAACACGGACCGTGGATGGTCGCGTGAAGGAATTTAAAAAAGGCGTGTTTTTCATGGCGCTGGAGGCCGGAGTTCCGGTTGTGCCGGTGGTCATCAATGACACCCGGTTAGTGGCGCGCAAGGGAACGACGGTGGTCATTCCCGGCGATGTTTACCTGGAAATTCTGCCGCCGGTCAGCACTGCCGCTTACACCGAAGACAACATTGAACAATTGATCGAAACCGTGCGGAGCCAGATTGTGCCGCGCGTCCGGGCAGATTGA
- a CDS encoding glucose-1-phosphate adenylyltransferase, producing MGKQVLSIILGGGAGSRLYPLTQQRSKPAVPLGGKYRLIDITVSNCINSGLHYIYVLTQFNSASLNRHIARTYRFSRFSDGFVEILAAEQTPENKNWFQGTADAVRQVLMHIEDFDPAEVLILSGDHLYQMDYSKFLAHHRATNADVTLSVVPTDHSRASGFGLLKTDDMGKILEFREKPPADQLESMRVDTSKLGLSKEEAEARPFIASMGVYVFKYSALREMLKGTSYTDFGHEIIPAAIGKYNVQAYLFTGYWEDIGTIRSFYNANLDMASVVPKFNLFDADAPIFTRPRYLPSTKVQGSCSITNSLITEGCILNSVSISRSVLGVRSRIEGGSVVENTLMMGADYYQTLAELANDRKDGLPWMGIGENTIIRNAIIDKNVRIGSNVRILNEAALQEHDGGNYFIREGIIVIPKNAIVTDGTII from the coding sequence ATGGGCAAACAAGTCCTATCCATCATACTGGGCGGCGGCGCAGGTTCGCGCCTGTATCCATTAACTCAGCAACGGTCAAAACCCGCGGTGCCACTGGGCGGCAAATACCGGTTGATAGACATCACGGTATCCAATTGCATCAACTCCGGGTTGCATTACATTTATGTGCTCACGCAATTCAATTCGGCTTCGCTGAACCGGCATATTGCCAGGACATATCGGTTCAGCCGGTTTTCGGACGGCTTTGTTGAAATTCTGGCCGCCGAACAAACGCCGGAAAACAAAAACTGGTTTCAGGGAACCGCCGACGCGGTTCGCCAGGTGTTGATGCACATCGAAGACTTTGATCCCGCCGAAGTGCTGATCCTTTCCGGCGATCATTTATACCAGATGGATTACAGCAAGTTTCTGGCGCATCATCGCGCGACCAACGCCGATGTAACGCTTTCAGTCGTGCCCACCGATCATTCCCGCGCTTCCGGCTTTGGGCTGCTCAAGACGGACGATATGGGCAAAATTCTGGAGTTCCGCGAAAAACCGCCTGCCGATCAACTGGAATCCATGCGAGTTGATACCTCCAAACTCGGTTTGAGCAAAGAAGAAGCCGAAGCGCGCCCGTTTATCGCCTCAATGGGAGTTTATGTCTTCAAATACTCTGCGCTACGCGAGATGCTGAAAGGAACGTCTTACACGGATTTCGGTCATGAAATCATTCCTGCGGCCATTGGCAAATACAACGTCCAGGCATATTTGTTTACCGGATACTGGGAAGACATCGGAACCATCCGTTCGTTTTACAACGCCAATCTGGACATGGCTTCAGTCGTGCCGAAATTCAATCTGTTCGACGCCGATGCGCCGATTTTCACCCGCCCGCGCTATTTGCCGAGCACCAAGGTTCAAGGTTCCTGTTCAATCACCAATTCACTCATAACCGAAGGCTGCATCCTGAATTCGGTTTCGATCAGTCGGTCAGTGCTGGGCGTTCGCTCGCGCATCGAAGGCGGCTCGGTTGTCGAAAACACCTTGATGATGGGCGCGGATTATTATCAAACGCTGGCCGAACTGGCCAACGACCGCAAAGATGGATTGCCCTGGATGGGAATTGGCGAAAACACCATCATCCGCAACGCCATCATTGATAAAAATGTCCGCATCGGGTCGAACGTTCGCATTTTGAACGAAGCCGCGTTGCAGGAACACGACGGCGGCAATTACTTCATTCGGGAAGGCATCATTGTTATTCCCAAAAACGCCATCGTCACGGACGGCACAATCATCTGA
- a CDS encoding pseudouridine-5'-phosphate glycosidase — protein sequence MKLQSIFPNPQFAINTVALESTVIAHGLPAPHNLETARACETAVRETGAQAATIGIIAGEPIIGLTEEQIQAIASREDVAKVNLANLGAVIAQRRWGATTVASSLYFAAISGIRVFATGGIGGVHRGASDSFDISADLNALSRFPVVTICAGAKAILDLPKTLEVLETLGVPIVGYQTDELPAFYSRSSGLKLDLRADSPEEVASIAGSHWRLGFPTSILVVAPVPIEDEVPAAEIRGEIEDALATAAEAGVTGKAVTPFLLSRIAANTEGRALKANKALLKNNAYIAGQIARAFTNQESK from the coding sequence GTGAAACTTCAATCCATATTCCCGAACCCGCAATTCGCCATCAATACCGTCGCGCTGGAATCCACGGTCATCGCCCACGGCCTGCCTGCGCCGCACAATCTGGAAACCGCGCGGGCTTGTGAAACCGCCGTTCGCGAAACGGGCGCGCAGGCCGCAACTATTGGCATCATCGCCGGAGAACCGATCATCGGTTTGACGGAAGAACAAATTCAGGCCATCGCCAGCCGAGAGGATGTCGCCAAAGTAAACCTGGCCAACTTGGGCGCGGTTATTGCCCAGCGACGCTGGGGAGCGACAACGGTTGCTTCCAGTTTGTATTTCGCCGCCATTTCCGGAATTCGTGTGTTCGCGACAGGCGGCATCGGCGGCGTTCATCGCGGCGCGAGCGATAGTTTCGACATTTCGGCTGATCTGAACGCGCTGTCTCGCTTTCCGGTCGTCACAATTTGCGCCGGAGCCAAAGCCATTTTGGATTTGCCGAAAACCCTGGAAGTGTTGGAAACGCTGGGCGTGCCGATCGTCGGCTATCAAACCGATGAACTGCCCGCGTTTTATTCGCGGTCGAGCGGATTGAAACTTGACTTGCGCGCCGATTCGCCCGAAGAAGTCGCCTCCATTGCCGGTAGTCATTGGCGATTGGGATTTCCGACTTCGATTCTGGTCGTTGCGCCGGTTCCCATCGAAGACGAAGTTCCCGCCGCCGAAATCCGAGGGGAAATCGAAGACGCGCTGGCCACAGCCGCCGAAGCCGGGGTCACAGGCAAAGCTGTCACGCCGTTTTTACTGTCGCGCATCGCGGCCAATACAGAAGGCAGGGCGTTGAAAGCGAACAAAGCCTTGCTTAAAAACAACGCCTACATCGCCGGACAAATCGCCCGTGCATTTACCAATCAGGAGTCGAAATGA
- a CDS encoding DinB family protein: MNLTDIRQLFDYTDYANHLVLDAAEKLTDDQLRQDVKISHGSIFGTLAHMAGAEWVWLSRWQGVSPSEIWNDKSFADLAALRARWERIESERRALLETLTMDALHAELSYRNVKGDPFTLPLIAQMQHVVNHATLHRGQVVGMIRQLGIAPPAVDLLYYLLAKH; encoded by the coding sequence ATGAACCTTACAGACATTCGCCAACTTTTTGATTACACCGATTACGCCAACCATCTGGTGCTGGACGCCGCTGAAAAACTGACGGATGACCAATTGCGCCAGGATGTGAAAATCAGCCACGGTTCAATCTTCGGCACACTGGCTCACATGGCCGGAGCCGAATGGGTCTGGCTGTCGCGCTGGCAAGGCGTTTCGCCTTCGGAAATCTGGAATGACAAATCCTTTGCCGATTTGGCTGCCTTGCGTGCTCGCTGGGAACGGATTGAATCTGAACGCAGAGCCTTGCTCGAAACGCTGACGATGGATGCGCTGCACGCCGAGTTGAGCTATCGCAACGTCAAAGGCGATCCGTTCACCTTGCCGCTGATTGCGCAAATGCAACACGTCGTCAACCACGCCACGTTGCATCGCGGGCAAGTCGTGGGAATGATTCGCCAACTCGGCATCGCTCCGCCTGCAGTAGATTTGCTGTATTACCTGTTGGCGAAACACTAA
- a CDS encoding ABC transporter permease subunit has product MKITAIALNTFRESVRDRVLYNLVLFVALIVAAASVIGRIAVGQEAKIIIDVGLSATSVFGLLIAIFIGIGLVSKEIEKRTIAVILSKPVRRSQFLLGKYFGLCLTLLVNTAAMALAVTLALMFAKGGFSSVQLRLWPAAYLIFLELAVMTAVALLFSCFSSPALSALFTLLIFLIGRWSPDLKLFAETANNTTTRIISGALYHLLPNLANFNFINEAAYGESVPARFVVGNTIYATCYIAALLIAAVLIFERRNFK; this is encoded by the coding sequence GTGAAGATCACTGCCATCGCCCTCAATACATTCCGCGAATCGGTGCGCGACCGCGTGCTGTACAACCTGGTGTTGTTTGTCGCGCTGATTGTCGCGGCGGCTTCGGTCATTGGTCGCATCGCCGTCGGCCAGGAAGCCAAAATCATCATTGACGTCGGACTGTCCGCTACCTCAGTTTTTGGATTGCTGATTGCCATTTTCATCGGCATTGGGTTGGTATCGAAAGAAATCGAAAAGCGCACCATCGCCGTCATTTTGTCAAAACCCGTTCGCCGGTCGCAGTTCTTGTTGGGCAAGTATTTCGGCTTGTGCCTGACGCTGTTGGTCAACACGGCGGCAATGGCGTTGGCGGTGACGCTGGCGCTGATGTTTGCCAAAGGCGGATTCAGTTCCGTGCAATTGCGATTGTGGCCGGCGGCATATTTGATCTTTCTGGAACTGGCCGTGATGACCGCCGTCGCCTTGCTGTTTTCCTGCTTTTCGTCTCCGGCGCTGTCGGCGTTATTTACTTTGCTGATTTTTCTGATTGGCCGTTGGAGTCCTGACCTGAAACTGTTTGCCGAAACCGCGAATAACACCACAACGCGGATCATCAGCGGCGCGCTGTATCATCTGTTGCCCAATCTCGCAAATTTCAATTTCATCAACGAAGCCGCATACGGCGAATCAGTTCCTGCACGGTTCGTGGTCGGAAATACGATTTACGCTACATGTTACATCGCCGCGCTACTGATCGCCGCGGTGTTGATTTTTGAGCGGAGAAACTTCAAATGA
- a CDS encoding ABC transporter ATP-binding protein → MTVIETENLTQDFLTGFWRKRAVRALDGLSLQVESGEVFGLLGPNGAGKTTTFKILMGLIRPACGKARILGVTVDEVKVRRRIGYLPEQPYFYDYLTAREFVEYCGALCDLPKAETSQRTEELLSQVGLTDSADKQLRTFSKGMLQRIGLAQALINDPEVLFLDEPMSGLDPLGRHDVRDLILSLRAKGKTIFFSSHILTDVEAMCDRVAILNKGRLVESGKLSEILKTRSNEIEVVVSGVGENALTEFQCFAAAVSATPEVARIRLKDDRDLERLLALAHQAGGRIVSVNPVRESLEDLFVREVTR, encoded by the coding sequence ATGACCGTCATTGAAACCGAAAATCTGACCCAGGATTTCCTGACTGGCTTCTGGCGCAAACGTGCGGTGCGTGCGCTGGACGGGTTGAGCCTGCAAGTCGAATCGGGTGAAGTGTTCGGGCTGCTCGGCCCAAACGGCGCAGGCAAAACGACAACGTTCAAGATTTTGATGGGATTGATTCGTCCCGCCTGCGGCAAAGCACGAATTTTGGGCGTGACTGTGGATGAGGTGAAGGTGCGACGTCGAATCGGATATTTGCCCGAACAACCGTATTTTTACGATTACCTGACGGCGCGCGAGTTTGTGGAATACTGCGGCGCGCTTTGCGATTTGCCCAAAGCCGAAACCAGCCAGCGAACAGAAGAATTGCTCAGCCAGGTTGGCCTGACCGATTCCGCCGACAAACAACTCCGCACGTTTTCCAAAGGCATGTTGCAACGCATCGGTTTGGCCCAAGCCCTCATCAACGATCCCGAAGTGTTGTTTCTGGATGAACCGATGTCGGGGCTGGATCCGCTGGGACGCCACGATGTGCGCGATCTGATTCTCAGTTTGCGCGCCAAAGGCAAAACCATCTTTTTCTCTTCCCACATCCTGACCGACGTCGAAGCCATGTGCGACCGCGTCGCCATTTTGAACAAAGGCCGCCTGGTCGAATCCGGCAAACTGTCGGAAATCCTGAAAACGCGCAGCAATGAAATCGAAGTGGTCGTCAGCGGCGTCGGCGAAAATGCTCTGACAGAATTTCAATGCTTTGCCGCCGCTGTTTCCGCTACGCCCGAAGTCGCGCGCATTCGGTTAAAGGATGATCGTGATTTGGAACGATTGCTGGCGCTGGCGCATCAAGCCGGTGGCCGAATTGTTTCGGTCAACCCCGTGCGCGAATCGCTGGAAGATTTGTTTGTGCGAGAAGTTACCCGATAA
- the lolA gene encoding outer membrane lipoprotein chaperone LolA has product MLKRVIVFLFLVCSCQSLALGQSPELNQLIDGLQAKYNKLSSLAADFTQIYNSGGQTRRESGHVVLKKPGKMRWDYTSPETKLFISDGKTLYEYVPAEKYASRSSIKESGDMRAPFAFLLGRGNLRRDFKTIEFAKEAPARAGNKVLRMVPKRAADFRELLVEIEPASLKIARLTLIENGGSRSDFLFSNMQENPPVSALQFIFKAPAGVEVRNN; this is encoded by the coding sequence ATGCTGAAAAGAGTAATCGTGTTTTTATTCCTGGTTTGCAGTTGCCAATCGTTGGCGCTTGGCCAATCGCCCGAACTCAATCAACTGATTGATGGATTGCAGGCGAAGTACAACAAACTGTCTTCGCTGGCCGCTGACTTCACGCAGATTTACAACTCTGGCGGCCAGACGCGGCGCGAAAGCGGGCACGTCGTGCTGAAAAAACCCGGCAAGATGCGCTGGGATTACACCTCGCCGGAAACGAAATTGTTCATCTCTGACGGCAAAACGCTGTACGAATACGTTCCGGCGGAAAAATACGCTTCACGCAGTTCGATCAAAGAATCCGGCGATATGCGCGCGCCGTTCGCCTTTTTGCTGGGCCGGGGCAATTTGCGCCGCGATTTCAAAACCATCGAATTTGCCAAAGAAGCTCCGGCGCGCGCGGGCAACAAAGTCTTGCGCATGGTTCCCAAACGAGCGGCGGATTTCCGCGAACTGCTGGTCGAAATCGAACCGGCGAGTTTAAAAATCGCGCGGTTAACATTGATTGAAAATGGCGGCTCGCGCTCGGACTTTCTATTTTCCAACATGCAGGAAAATCCACCTGTCAGCGCTCTGCAATTCATTTTCAAGGCTCCTGCTGGCGTCGAAGTCAGGAACAACTGA
- a CDS encoding HAD-IB family phosphatase: MTKFHIFSDFDGTITEKDTLVFLATNLGGGEKMVQTIGRLIRSGELSLSEGIAAEMRSIRRPFADAEKLLREQVRIDPGFVPFAAWCESKAIPLTILSAGFHQLIDLFIQREAFPHLEVLANTLKPNEQIGWQCVFRDKSGWGHDKAVAIKAAKQRGEHTIFIGDGLSDRGAADVADEVFAKHSLVEHCRQRKINFHEFQTFEDVLKQLQEKL; encoded by the coding sequence ATGACTAAATTTCACATTTTTTCTGACTTTGACGGCACGATCACTGAAAAAGACACGCTGGTTTTTCTGGCAACCAATCTGGGCGGAGGCGAAAAAATGGTGCAAACCATTGGTCGCTTGATTCGTTCCGGCGAACTGAGCTTGAGCGAGGGCATTGCCGCCGAAATGCGCAGCATCCGGCGCCCATTTGCCGACGCTGAAAAATTATTGCGCGAACAGGTGCGGATTGATCCGGGCTTTGTCCCTTTTGCAGCGTGGTGTGAATCAAAAGCGATTCCGCTGACCATTTTGAGCGCGGGCTTTCACCAACTGATTGATCTGTTCATTCAGCGCGAGGCGTTTCCGCATCTGGAAGTGCTGGCCAATACCTTGAAACCGAATGAACAAATCGGCTGGCAATGCGTGTTTCGCGACAAAAGCGGTTGGGGGCACGACAAAGCCGTGGCGATCAAAGCCGCAAAACAACGCGGCGAACACACGATTTTCATCGGCGACGGATTGTCCGACCGCGGAGCCGCCGATGTCGCCGACGAAGTGTTCGCCAAACATTCGCTGGTCGAACATTGCCGCCAGCGCAAAATCAACTTTCACGAATTTCAAACCTTCGAGGATGTTTTGAAGCAATTGCAGGAAAAATTGTAG